A stretch of the bacterium genome encodes the following:
- a CDS encoding lactate utilization protein has product MSDARAEILSRLASATTAPAAAVPRATPPAMPDDPAGVLAARLGQNGGVLVRGAGAFDWPERIELPAPIASFDHVHCPDALALPDHGVSARGAGVEATTVQALAPLDVCVLEARFTVVENGASWHVPSSALERAAALLAEHLVIVGHTSRLVPSLHDAYPRMALGETDFGWFLSGPSKTADIEQALVFGAHGPRTMHLVLLDD; this is encoded by the coding sequence ATGAGCGACGCGCGCGCGGAGATCCTTTCGCGACTCGCCTCGGCCACGACCGCGCCGGCGGCGGCGGTCCCGCGTGCGACGCCCCCGGCGATGCCCGACGATCCAGCCGGCGTCCTCGCCGCCCGCCTCGGTCAGAACGGCGGCGTGCTCGTTCGGGGGGCCGGCGCGTTCGACTGGCCGGAGCGAATCGAACTGCCCGCACCGATCGCCTCCTTCGATCACGTCCACTGTCCCGACGCCCTCGCGCTCCCGGACCATGGGGTCTCGGCGCGCGGCGCCGGTGTCGAAGCGACGACGGTCCAGGCGCTCGCGCCCCTCGACGTCTGCGTGCTCGAGGCGCGCTTCACGGTCGTCGAGAACGGCGCTTCCTGGCACGTTCCGAGCTCGGCGCTCGAACGCGCCGCCGCCCTGCTGGCGGAACACCTCGTGATCGTCGGCCACACGTCCCGCCTGGTCCCGAGCCTTCACGACGCCTATCCCCGGATGGCCCTCGGCGAGACGGACTTCGGATGGTTCCTGAGCGGTCCGTCCAAGACCGCGGACATCGAGCAGGCCCTCGTCTTCGGTGCTCACGGTCCGCGGACCATGCATCTCGTCCTGCTCGACGACTAG
- a CDS encoding lactate utilization protein — protein sequence MGHVERAAAFVANGERTAWHDEVLWFVRAKRDAAADTLPEWEALRDEAAGIKRDVLARLPELWQRFEKEAKAAGATVHWARDAAEHNRIVSALLSDRGVRRVAKSKSMLTEECGLNPHLESQGIEVVDTDLGERIVQLRNEPPSHIIMPAIHLKRGEIGELFHDEMGAPAGLDDPDALTALAREDLRARFLAAEAGITGVNFAVAETGSFVVVTNEGNADLGTALPPLHIACVGLEKIVPTATDLAPFLRLLARSATGQPITTYTSHFRGPRATAPGDTSASELHVVIVDNGRSRLLAEPAFREALACIRCGACLNTCPVYRRSGGHSYGATVPGPIGSVLAPSRDPARHAELPHACSLCGSCSDVCPVGVPLHHQLLTWRSHLAEAGHHPRRRRLAFRMAARILSSPEFYGRATRIGRWLARRLPASLLDRLGGPWSRSRAMPAIPAKSFQQALRDREANAKREARTNAKREDGGGR from the coding sequence ATGGGCCACGTTGAGCGCGCAGCGGCCTTCGTGGCGAACGGTGAGCGAACGGCCTGGCACGACGAGGTCCTCTGGTTCGTGCGCGCCAAGCGGGACGCGGCCGCCGACACGCTGCCCGAGTGGGAGGCGCTGCGGGACGAGGCCGCGGGCATCAAGCGGGACGTGCTCGCCCGGCTCCCCGAGCTCTGGCAGCGCTTCGAGAAGGAAGCGAAGGCGGCGGGGGCCACGGTCCACTGGGCGCGGGACGCGGCCGAACACAACCGGATCGTGAGTGCGCTCCTGTCGGACCGCGGCGTTCGCCGGGTCGCGAAGAGCAAATCGATGCTGACCGAGGAGTGCGGCCTCAATCCCCATCTCGAGTCGCAGGGGATCGAGGTCGTCGACACGGATCTCGGAGAGCGGATCGTCCAGCTCCGGAACGAGCCACCGAGCCACATCATCATGCCCGCGATCCACCTGAAGCGGGGCGAGATCGGCGAGCTCTTCCACGACGAGATGGGCGCACCGGCGGGCCTCGACGACCCGGACGCGCTGACGGCGCTCGCGCGGGAAGACCTCCGCGCGCGTTTCCTGGCGGCCGAAGCGGGCATCACCGGAGTGAACTTCGCCGTCGCGGAGACGGGTTCTTTCGTCGTCGTGACCAACGAGGGGAACGCCGATCTCGGAACGGCCCTCCCCCCGCTCCACATCGCGTGCGTCGGCCTCGAGAAGATCGTCCCGACCGCGACCGACCTCGCGCCCTTCCTCCGGCTGCTCGCCCGATCGGCGACCGGCCAGCCGATCACCACCTATACCTCCCACTTCCGCGGCCCCCGCGCGACCGCCCCCGGCGACACATCGGCCTCCGAGCTCCACGTCGTGATCGTCGACAACGGACGCAGCCGCCTGCTCGCCGAGCCCGCCTTCCGCGAGGCCCTTGCCTGCATCCGCTGCGGCGCGTGCCTCAACACCTGCCCGGTCTACCGGCGAAGCGGTGGCCACAGCTACGGCGCGACCGTGCCCGGCCCGATCGGATCGGTCCTCGCCCCGAGTCGCGACCCGGCGCGCCACGCCGAGCTCCCCCACGCCTGCAGTCTCTGCGGCTCGTGCAGCGACGTCTGCCCGGTCGGCGTGCCCCTCCATCACCAGCTCCTGACCTGGCGATCCCATCTGGCCGAGGCCGGCCACCACCCGCGACGGCGACGGCTGGCCTTCCGGATGGCGGCGCGGATCCTGTCGAGCCCCGAGTTCTACGGTCGCGCGACGCGGATCGGCCGCTGGCTGGCGCGGCGGCTTCCCGCGTCGCTGCTCGATCGGCTCGGCGGGCCGTGGAGTCGCAGCCGGGCGATGCCCGCGATTCCGGCGAAGAGCTTCCAGCAGGCGCTTCGGGATCGCGAAGCGAACGCGAAACGCGAAGCCCGAACCAACGCGAAACGCGAAGACGGAGGGGGGCGATGA
- a CDS encoding (Fe-S)-binding protein: MSIALFVPCYVDQLKPRVGLAALDLLQTAGFDVDVLSDVPCCGQPMLTAGEEPLARGLVTRFVEATRTYETVVAPSGSCAATLEIHGRRLVSDPPGGRARVVELTRFLEESDSLPAPATAFPHRVGVHASCHALRELRQGNPSETREGARPDPALTLLDRIPALTRIDLTRRDECCGFGGVFSVEEEAVSTRMGLDRLADHRRGGAEVLTSTDVSCLLHLEGLARRGDTPLRVLHVAEILAEATLGPGWLERNADGGGDGPR; the protein is encoded by the coding sequence ATGTCGATCGCGCTCTTCGTCCCCTGCTACGTCGACCAGCTGAAGCCACGCGTCGGCCTCGCCGCCCTCGACCTGCTCCAGACCGCCGGCTTCGACGTCGACGTGCTGAGCGACGTCCCCTGCTGCGGTCAGCCGATGCTCACGGCCGGGGAAGAGCCCCTCGCCCGGGGCCTCGTGACGCGCTTCGTCGAGGCGACCCGCACTTATGAGACAGTCGTCGCCCCGTCCGGCTCCTGCGCAGCGACCCTCGAGATCCACGGGCGACGCCTCGTGTCCGATCCCCCGGGTGGTCGCGCCCGCGTCGTCGAGCTGACCCGTTTCCTCGAGGAGAGCGATTCCCTGCCGGCCCCGGCGACCGCGTTTCCGCACCGCGTCGGCGTCCATGCGAGCTGCCATGCCCTCCGGGAGCTTCGGCAGGGAAATCCGTCCGAAACCCGCGAGGGTGCGCGCCCCGATCCCGCCCTGACCCTGCTCGACCGGATCCCCGCCCTGACACGGATCGACCTCACCCGCCGGGACGAGTGCTGCGGCTTCGGGGGCGTCTTCTCCGTGGAAGAAGAGGCCGTATCGACGCGGATGGGACTCGACCGCCTCGCAGACCATCGACGCGGGGGGGCCGAGGTCCTGACCTCGACCGACGTGTCCTGCCTGCTTCATCTCGAGGGCCTCGCCCGACGAGGGGACACGCCGCTGCGGGTGCTGCACGTCGCGGAGATCCTCGCCGAGGCCACCCTCGGCCCCGGCTGGCTCGAGCGCAACGCGGACGGAGGCGGCGATGGGCCACGTTGA